In the Primulina eburnea isolate SZY01 unplaced genomic scaffold, ASM2296580v1 ctg1_ERROPOS9082318, whole genome shotgun sequence genome, one interval contains:
- the LOC140820857 gene encoding methylthioribose kinase-like: MAFGRFLPLDEKILVEYLKVTPSVAAKLGNQIDDLEIKEVGDGNLNFVYIVIAPAGSLVIKQALPYIRCIGESWPMTKERAYFEASTLQEHGRLCPEHVPEVYHFDRTMCLIGMRYLEPPHIILRKGLIAGIEYPLLAEHMSEYMAKTLFYTSLLYLTTTIHKSAVAKYCGNVELCRLTEQVIFSDPYKVSEYNRWTTPYLDADAEAVRGDNILKLEIAELKSKFCERTQALIHGDLHTGSVMVTTKSTQVIDPEFSFYGPMGFDVGAFIGNLILTFFAQDGHSNEGADRKLYKVWILKTISETWNLFYSKFTALWDKHQDGPGEAYLPEIYSNLDLQILIKKKYMDDVFHDTLGFGAAKMIRRIVGVSHVEDFESIKEADKRADCERKALNFAKTLLKDRRQFQNIEEVVSAIELLDTR, encoded by the exons ATGGCCTTCGGCCGGTTTTTGCCGCTTGACGAGAAGATATTGGTGGAGTACTTGAAGGTCACCCCTTCTGTGGCAGCGAAGCTGGGCAACCAGATCGATGATTTGGAAATCAAAGAAGTGGGAGATGGAAATCTTAACTTCGTCTACATTGTTATTGCTCCAGCTGGATCTTTGGTCATCAAGCAG GCTCTTCCATATATTCGTTGCATAGGGGAGTCGTGGCCTATGACGAAGGAGCGTGCCTATTTTGAAGCATCAACTTTGCAAGAACATGGCCGTTTGTGTCCTGAACATGTTCCTGAAGTTTACCATTTTGACCGGACAATGTGTCTGATTGGAATGCGATACCTAGAGCCACCACATATAATCTTAAGAAAAGGATTGATAGCTGGGATTGAGTACCCATTACTTGCTGAACACATGTCTGAATATATGGCCAAAACTTTGTTCTATACTTCCCTACTTTATCTGACCACCACCATTCATAAAAGTGCAG TTGCAAAGTATTGTGGAAATGTGGAGTTATGTAGACTCACAGAACAGGTCATTTTTTCTGACCCCTACAAAGTGTCTGAATATAACCGATGGACAACCCCTTACCTTGATGCTGATGCTGAGGCAGTTCGGGGGGATAACATTTTGAAACTTgaaattgctgagctaaaaTCCAA GTTCTGTGAAAGAACCCAAGCTCTTATACATGGTGATCTACATACAGGTTCTGTCATGGTTACTACTAAATCTACTCAAGTCATAGATCCCGAGTTTTCTTTCTATGGGCCTATGGGATTTGATGTAGGAGCTTTTATTGGAAACCTTATATTAACTTTTTTTGCACAAGATGGGCATTCAAACGAGGGGGCTGATCGAAAA CTGTACAAAGTGTGGATTTTGAAGACGATCTCGGAGACTTGGAACCTCTTCTACTCGAAGTTCACTGCTCTTTGGGACAAACACCAAGATGGTCCTGGTGAAGCATATCTCCCAGAAATTTATAGTAATCTAGACCTCCAGATTCtgataaagaaaaaatatatggaCGATGTTTTCCATGACACACTAGGATTTGGTGCTGCCAAAATGATCCG GAGAATTGTTGGTGTATCTCACGTAGAAGATTTCGAATCAATCAAAGAGGCAGACAAACGTGCAGATTGTGAACGTAAAGCTCTAAATTTCGCCAAGACTCTGCTCAAAGACAGGAGACAATTCCAAAATATAGAGGAAGTTGTTTCGGCTATTGAGCTACTCGACACACGCTAA
- the LOC140820851 gene encoding polyadenylate-binding protein 2-like, whose amino-acid sequence MSAPVQMQTQLQVVNAVPSGGAPFVTSLYVGDLDANVTDSQLYDLFIQMGDVVSVRVCRDLTSRRSLGYGYVNYGNPQDAERAMEELNFAPLNGRPVRVMYSHRDPSIRRSGAGNIFIKNLDKDIDHKGLHDTFSAFGNILSCKVVTNSSGQSMGYGFVQYAGEESAQKAIEKLNGMLLNGKQVYVGPFLRKQEREMSVDKTIFNNVFVKNLSESTTEEDLKKTFGEFGSITSAAVMRNEDGTSRCFGFVNFDNAEDASRAVDSLNGLKFDSKEWYVGRAQKKSERESELKHRFEQTVKETVDKSQGLNLYIKNLDDSISDEKLKEMFSSFGSITSCKVMRDPKGISRGSGFVAFSSADEASRALSEMNGKMIASKPLYVALAQRKEDRRARLQAQFAQMRPISVMPTATPRMPMYSPGGAGLGQQIFYGQPPPAMLPPQPGFGYQQQLVPGMRPGGPLMPNMFLPMVQQGPQGPRPGGRRANGVPMQQVPQPVSVMQQPMLPRGRGYRYPPVRSIPDVSLQGMAGSMIPVPYEMGGMPLRESGVSQPIPIGALASALANASPIEQRTMLGENLYPLVEQLEPEMAAKVTGMLLEMDQTEVLHLLESPEALKAKVAEAMDVLRNVSQQQAGHSADQLASLSLND is encoded by the exons ATGTCGGCGCCTGTTCAGATGCAGACTCAATTGCAGGTGGTGAATGCGGTTCCCTCCGGCGGGGCGCCGTTCGTGACGTCACTTTACGTCGGTGATCTCGACGCGAACGTGACGGATTCGCAATTGTACGATTTGTTCATCCAGATGGGAGATGTGGTTTCTGTTAGGGTTTGTAGGGATTTGACTAGCCGTCGTTCACTTGGATATGGCTACGTCAACTACGGCAACCCTCAAGATG CTGAGAGAGCAATGGAGGAGCTGAATTTCGCTCCTCTCAATGGAAGGCCGGTTAGGGTAATGTATTCTCATCGCGATCCTAGTATACGTAGAAGTGGTGCAGGAAATATCTTTATTAAG AATTTGGACAAGGACATCGATCATAAAGGTCTTCATGATACATTTTCTGCGTTTGGGAACATTCTCTCTTGCAAAGTGGTTACAAATTCTTCTGGTCAGTCAATGGGCTATGGCTTTGTGCAATATGCTGGTGAGGAATCTGCCCAGAAAGCTATCGAGAAGCTCAATGGCATGCTATTGAATGGAAAGCAAGTCTATGTTGGGCCATTCCTGCGCAAGCAAGAAAGAGAGATGTCAGTAGACAAAACAATATTTAACAATGTGTTCGTAAAGAATTTATCTGAATCAACAACTGAAGAAGATCTTAAGAAGACATTTGGCGAATTTGGATCAATAACTAGTGCAGCGGTGATGAGAAATGAAGATGGAACATCAAGATGCTTTGGATTTGTCAACTTTGACAATGCAGAGGATGCTTCTAGAGCTGTTGACTCTCTTAATGGCCTGAAATTTGATAGTAAGGAATGGTATGTTGGAAGAGCTCAGAAGAAATCTGAGAGGGAATCAGAATTGAAACATCGTTTTGAGCAGACTGTGAAGGAAACAGTAGACAAATCCCAGGGACTAAACCTGTATATAAAAAATCTTGATGATAGCATCAGTGATGAGAAACTGAAGGAAATGTTCTCTTCATTTGGATCGATAACGTCATGCAAG GTGATGCGAGATCCCAAAGGAATAAGCAGAGGGTCAGGATTTGTTGCATTCTCCTCAGCTGACGAGGCCTCTAGAGCT ctTTCTGAAATGAATGGCAAGATGATTGCTAGCAAACCTCTTTATGTTGCACTTGCTCAAAGGAAGGAGGATAGAAGAGCACGGTTGCAG GCTCAATTTGCTCAAATGCGGCCAATTTCTGTCATGCCTACTGCCACTCCTCGCATGCCTATGTACTCTCCTGGTGGCGCTGGCTTAGGGCAGCAAATATTTTACGGACAACCTCCACCTGCCATGCTCCCACCCCAA CCTGGATTTGGGTATCAGCAGCAGCTTGTTCCTGGTATGAGACCTGGTGGGCCTCTCATGCCAAATATGTTTTTGCCTATGGTCCAACAAGGGCCTCAAGGTCCACGTCCTGGTGGTAGGCGTGCCAACGGTGTTCCTATGCAACAAGTCCCACAGCCTGTTTCTGTAATGCAGCAGCCG ATGCTTCCTAGGGGACGCGGCTATCGCTACCCCCCTGTGCGTAGCATTCCTGATGTCTCTTTGCAAGGGATGGCTGGAAGCATGATTCCTGTCCCTTATGAGATGGGTGGCATGCCGTTGCGTGAATCAGGAGTGTCTCAGCCCATTCCAATTGGCGCGCTGGCATCTGCACTTGCAAATGCTTCGCCCATAGAACAGCGGACG ATGCTGGGTGAAAATTTGTATCCACTTGTGGAACAATTGGAGCCAGAGATGGCAGCCAAGGTGACAGGCATGCTATTGGAGATGGATCAGACTGAGGTTTTGCACTTGTTGGAGTCACCAGAGGCTCTTAAGGCTAAGGTTGCGGAGGCTATGGACGTCCTGCGGAACGTGTCTCAGCAGCAGGCTGGCCACTCTGCCGACCAATTGGCTTCTCTGTCTTTGAATGATTGA
- the LOC140820850 gene encoding probable E3 ubiquitin ligase SUD1 isoform X2, translating to MEIGSATEAASAGSSSSSHAVAEPSSVDSSPGVSSYGSSNCMKNIDINGVSKYDLLDEEEEEDVCRICRNPGDIDNPLQYPCACSGSIKFVHQECLLQWLTHSNARQCEVCKHPFSFSPVYADNAPTRLPFLEFIAGITMKAYHVLHFFLRLSFVLCVWLLIIPFITFWIWRLAFVRSFGEAQRLFLSHLGTTVILTDCLHGFLLSASIVFIFLGATSLRDYFRHLRELGGHDADREDEGDRNGVRGARRQAAQANRNVAADGNGEDGGAQGIGGAGQMIRRNAENVAARWEMQAARLEAHVEQMFDGLDDADGAEDVPFDELVGMQGPVFHLVENAFTVLASNMIFLGVVIFVPFSLGRLILFYMSWFLSSAASPLLSAFVPLTESALSLASLTLKNALTASVNLTSDSNESSMLGQVVDALKINATGQTEVNISSAIAMDLLKVQSTGVSRLSDVTTLAVGYMFIFAFIIFYVGIITLIRYSRGEPLTMGRFYGFTSIAETIPSLFRQFVAAMRHLMTTIKVAFLLVIELGVFPLMCGWWLDLCTIRMFGKTISQRVEFFSVSPLASALVHWVVGIVYMLQISIFVSLLRGVLRNGVLYFLRDPADPNYNPFRDLIDDPVHKHARRVLLSVFVYGSLIVMLVFLPVKLAMRMAPSIFPLDISVSDPFTEIPADMLLFQICIPFAVQHFKLRHTLKSILRYWFTAVGWALGLTDFLLPKPEDNGGQEHGNRDLGRQDRGQAHAALQERALALGLVNRPRRVATNTNVGEYEADETTDPERWAFVLRIVLLLVVAWMTLLVFNSALIIVPISIGRLLFNAIPLLPITHGIKCNDIYAFVIGSYVIWTASAGTRYCIELVRTRRTRVLLKQITKWCGIILKSSFLLSIWIFVIPVLIGLLFELLVIVPMRVPVDESPVFLLYQDWALGLIFLKIWTRLVMLDHMMPLMDESWRVKFERVRDDGFSRLQGLWVMREIVFPIIMKLLTALCVPYVLARGVFPILGYPLIVNSAVYRFAWVGCLILSLIFFCAKRFHVWFTNLHNSIRDDRYLIGRRLHNFGEKLENQQSDSHPTLENQDSTANGTDVNEDNPAAAVVGMRQRQVARLDA from the exons ATGGAGATCGGATCGGCAACGGAGGCGGCGTCGGCTGGATCTTCGTCCTCGTCTCACGCGGTGGCGGAGCCGTCATCTGTTGATTCTTCGCCAGGCGTGAGCAGTTATGGCAGCAGTAactgcatgaaaaatattgatattaacgGGGTAAGCAAGTACGATTTGTTGgacgaggaggaggaggaggatgtTTGCCGGATCTGCCGGAATCCTGGGGACATCGATAATCCGCTGCAGTACCCCTGCGCGTGCAGCGGAAGCATCAAGTTTGTGCACCAGGAATGCCTTCTTCAGTGGCTTACTCACAGTAACGCTCGCCAATGCGAG GTCTGCAAACATCCATTTTCATTTTCTCCGGTTTACGCGGATAATGCTCCAACTAGACTTCCATTTCTGGAATTCATTGCTGGGATTACCATGAAAGCTTACCATGTTCTACACTTCTTTCTACGCCTCAGCTTTGTGCTTTGTGTCTGGCTTCTCATAATTCCATTTATCACGTTTTGGATATGGCGGTTGGCCTTTGTTAGAAGTTTTGGTGAAGCTCAAAGACTATTTTTGAGTCATTTGGGTACGACGGTCATTCTTACTGACTGTTTACATGGATTTCTGCTCTCAGCGAGCATTGTGTTCATTTTCCTTGGAGCAACTTCACTGAGAGATTACTTTAGACATTTACGCGAACTTGGGGGCCATGATGCTGATAGAGAAGATGAAGGAGATAGAAATGGAGTTCGAGGTGCAAGAAGGCAAGCTGCTCAAGCCAATAGAAATGTTGCAGCAGATGGGAATGGCGAGGATGGTGGAGCACAGGGAATTGGTGGGGCCGGTCAGATGATCCGAAGGAATGCAGAAAATGTTGCAGCCAGGTGGGAGATGCAAGCAGCTCGCCTTGAGGCCCATGTTGAGCAGATGTTTGATGGTCTGGATGATGCCGATGGTGCAGAGGATGTACCTTTTGATGAACTGGTTGGCATGCAGGGACCTGTATTTCATCTGGTGGAAAATGCATTCACT GTTCTTGCAAGCAACATGATATTCCTCGGTGTTGTGATTTTCGTCCCCTTTTCATTAGGACGACTTATACTCTTCTATATGTCATGGTTTTTATCTTCTGCTGCTAGTCCTTTGCTATCTGCATTTGTGCCTCTTACTGAGTCAGCACTTTCATTGGCCAGTCTTACACTGAAGAATGCATTGACGGCTTCTGTAAATTTGACATCTGATAGCAATGAAAGTAGTATGCTTGGTCAGGTTGTCGATGCTCTGAAAATAAATGCAACAGGACAAACTGAGGTCAACATTAGCTCTGCCATTGCAATGGACCTTTTGAAAGTTCAGTCTACTGGGGTGTCACGCCTTTCTGATGTCACCACCCTTGCTGTTGGATACATGTTTATATTTGCATTTATTATCTTCTATGTCGGGATTATTACATTAATTCGGTATTCCAGAGGAGAGCCTTTGACCATGGGGAGGTTCTATGGTTTTACGTCCATCGCAGAAACTATTCCATCCCTCTTCAGGCAGTTTGTGGCAGCCATGAGACATTTAATGACTACGATTAAGGTTGCCTTCCTCCTGGTTATTGAACTTGGGGTTTTTCCTCTCATGTGCGGTTGGTGGCTTGATCTTTGCACTATTAGGATGTTCGGGAAGACAATATCACAGAGGGTTGAGTTCTTCTCAGTCTCACCATTGGCAAGTGCCTTGGTTCATTGGGTTGTAGGTATTGTTTACATGCTGCAAATAAGCATCTTCGTCAGCCTTCTTCGAGGG GTATTGCGTAATGGTGTGCTGTATTTTCTCCGGGATCCCGCTGATCCGAATTACAACCCTTTTCGTGATCTGATTGATGATCCTGTCCACAAACATGCTCGTAGGGTTCTGTTGTCTGTTTTTGTCTATGGGAGTTTGATAGTGATGCTTGTATTTTTGCCAGTCAAGCTCGCAATGAGGATGGCTCCATCCATTTTCCCTCTTGATATTTC GGTATCCGACCCATTTACTGAAATTCCTGCAGACATGCTTCTCTTTCAAATATGCATTCCTTTCGCTGTCCAACATTTTAAACTAAGACATACTCTCAAATCCATTCTCCGGTATTGGTTTACTGCTGTTGGTTGGGCACTTGGTTTAACAGATTTTCTTCTACCAAAGCCAGAGGATAATGGTGGTCAAGAACATGGAAACCGGGATCTAGGTCGGCAGGATAGAGGACAAGCCCATGCTGCTTTGCAGGAACGAGCTCTGGCCCTTGGACTTGTAAACAGACCCAGACGTGTAGCGACAAATACTAATGTTGGAGAGTATGAAGCTGACGAAACAACTGACCCAGA AAGGTGGGCCTTTGTACTCCGTATCGTGCTGCTGTTGGTTGTGGCTTGGATGACCCTGCTGGTCTTCAACTCTGCGTTGATAATTGTACCCATTTCAATTGGTCGATTGCTCTTCAATGCCATCCCACTTCTCCCAATTACTCATGGCATCAAATGCAATG ATATATATGCTTTTGTGATCGGAAGCTATGTTATTTGGACTGCTTCGGCTGGAACAAGGTATTGTATTGAGCTTGTAAGAACCAGAAGAACTCGAGTTTTACTCAAACAGATTACAAAATGGTGTGGCATTATTCTCAAGAGCTCTTTTCTCTTGTCGATATGG ATTTTTGTCATTCCTGTGTTGATTGGACTGCTTTTTGAACTTCTCGTGATCGTGCCTATGCGGGTGCCTGTGGATGAAAGTCCAGTTTTTCTTTTGTACCAGGATTGGGCTCTAGGACTGATCTTTTTGAAGATCTGGACTAGACTG GTTATGCTGGATCACATGATGCCACTAATGGACGAGAGCTGGCGTGTTAAATTTGAAAGGGTTAGAGACGATGGTTTCTCGAGGCTCCAAGGTCTTTGGGTGATGCGCGAGATAGTCTTCCCAATCATTATGAAGCTGCTTACGGCTTTATGTGTTCCCTACGTTTTAGCAAGAGGGGTCTTTCCGATATTGGGGTACCCATTAATAGTGAATTCTGCTGTCTATCGATTCGCCTGGGTGGGATGTCTCATCCTCAGTTTGATATTTTTCTGCGCCAAACGCTTTCATGTCTGGTTCACCAATCTCCACAATTCTATACGCGATGACCGATATTTGATCGGTCGTAGACTCCATAATTTTGGGGAGAAGTTGGAGAATCAACAATCTGATTCCCATCCTACCCTTGAGAACCAAGATTCTACTGCTAATGGCACTGACGTTAACGAAGACAATCCGGCAGCTGCTGTGGTTGGAATGAGACAAAGGCAAGTTGCTCGCTTGGATGCTTAA
- the LOC140820855 gene encoding uncharacterized protein, with translation MKLLKARMLLNLIILKMLILIHMVRRKGNIHLRWNATYFMLSTSLEFKDVFPRYQQRDSTYNSLPSDEDWEKVLVVCSFLEEFKEVTHVISGMEKIGSTKPSRLRKQRCARGRATSRAAARTYMQDEK, from the exons ATGAAGCTTCTCAAAGCAAGAATGCTGTTGAACTTGATAATATTGAAGATGTTGATACTAATCCATATGGTTCGAAGAAAAGGAAACATACATCTAAG GTGGAATGCGACATATTTCATGTTGTCTACTTCTTTGGAGTTCAAAGATGTTTTTCCAAGATATCAACAACGGGATTCTACTTATAACTCTTTGCCAAGTGACGAGGATTGGGAGAAGGTTCTTGTAGTTTGTTCATTTCTTGAAGAATTTAAAGAAGTTACCCACGTCATTTCAG gaatggagaaaataggtAGCACGAAACCAAGTAGACTAAGAAAACAGAGGTGTGCGCGCGGCCGCGCAACTTCACGCGCAGCCGCACGCACATACATGCAAGATGAAAAATAG
- the LOC140820850 gene encoding probable E3 ubiquitin ligase SUD1 isoform X1 produces MEIGSATEAASAGSSSSSHAVAEPSSVDSSPGVSSYGSSNCMKNIDINGVSKYDLLDEEEEEDVCRICRNPGDIDNPLQYPCACSGSIKFVHQECLLQWLTHSNARQCEVCKHPFSFSPVYADNAPTRLPFLEFIAGITMKAYHVLHFFLRLSFVLCVWLLIIPFITFWIWRLAFVRSFGEAQRLFLSHLGTTVILTDCLHGFLLSASIVFIFLGATSLRDYFRHLRELGGHDADREDEGDRNGVRGARRQAAQANRNVAADGNGEDGGAQGIGGAGQMIRRNAENVAARWEMQAARLEAHVEQMFDGLDDADGAEDVPFDELVGMQGPVFHLVENAFTLKPPSLVSIALGGLILYGQFILFPSLFPQVLASNMIFLGVVIFVPFSLGRLILFYMSWFLSSAASPLLSAFVPLTESALSLASLTLKNALTASVNLTSDSNESSMLGQVVDALKINATGQTEVNISSAIAMDLLKVQSTGVSRLSDVTTLAVGYMFIFAFIIFYVGIITLIRYSRGEPLTMGRFYGFTSIAETIPSLFRQFVAAMRHLMTTIKVAFLLVIELGVFPLMCGWWLDLCTIRMFGKTISQRVEFFSVSPLASALVHWVVGIVYMLQISIFVSLLRGVLRNGVLYFLRDPADPNYNPFRDLIDDPVHKHARRVLLSVFVYGSLIVMLVFLPVKLAMRMAPSIFPLDISVSDPFTEIPADMLLFQICIPFAVQHFKLRHTLKSILRYWFTAVGWALGLTDFLLPKPEDNGGQEHGNRDLGRQDRGQAHAALQERALALGLVNRPRRVATNTNVGEYEADETTDPERWAFVLRIVLLLVVAWMTLLVFNSALIIVPISIGRLLFNAIPLLPITHGIKCNDIYAFVIGSYVIWTASAGTRYCIELVRTRRTRVLLKQITKWCGIILKSSFLLSIWIFVIPVLIGLLFELLVIVPMRVPVDESPVFLLYQDWALGLIFLKIWTRLVMLDHMMPLMDESWRVKFERVRDDGFSRLQGLWVMREIVFPIIMKLLTALCVPYVLARGVFPILGYPLIVNSAVYRFAWVGCLILSLIFFCAKRFHVWFTNLHNSIRDDRYLIGRRLHNFGEKLENQQSDSHPTLENQDSTANGTDVNEDNPAAAVVGMRQRQVARLDA; encoded by the exons ATGGAGATCGGATCGGCAACGGAGGCGGCGTCGGCTGGATCTTCGTCCTCGTCTCACGCGGTGGCGGAGCCGTCATCTGTTGATTCTTCGCCAGGCGTGAGCAGTTATGGCAGCAGTAactgcatgaaaaatattgatattaacgGGGTAAGCAAGTACGATTTGTTGgacgaggaggaggaggaggatgtTTGCCGGATCTGCCGGAATCCTGGGGACATCGATAATCCGCTGCAGTACCCCTGCGCGTGCAGCGGAAGCATCAAGTTTGTGCACCAGGAATGCCTTCTTCAGTGGCTTACTCACAGTAACGCTCGCCAATGCGAG GTCTGCAAACATCCATTTTCATTTTCTCCGGTTTACGCGGATAATGCTCCAACTAGACTTCCATTTCTGGAATTCATTGCTGGGATTACCATGAAAGCTTACCATGTTCTACACTTCTTTCTACGCCTCAGCTTTGTGCTTTGTGTCTGGCTTCTCATAATTCCATTTATCACGTTTTGGATATGGCGGTTGGCCTTTGTTAGAAGTTTTGGTGAAGCTCAAAGACTATTTTTGAGTCATTTGGGTACGACGGTCATTCTTACTGACTGTTTACATGGATTTCTGCTCTCAGCGAGCATTGTGTTCATTTTCCTTGGAGCAACTTCACTGAGAGATTACTTTAGACATTTACGCGAACTTGGGGGCCATGATGCTGATAGAGAAGATGAAGGAGATAGAAATGGAGTTCGAGGTGCAAGAAGGCAAGCTGCTCAAGCCAATAGAAATGTTGCAGCAGATGGGAATGGCGAGGATGGTGGAGCACAGGGAATTGGTGGGGCCGGTCAGATGATCCGAAGGAATGCAGAAAATGTTGCAGCCAGGTGGGAGATGCAAGCAGCTCGCCTTGAGGCCCATGTTGAGCAGATGTTTGATGGTCTGGATGATGCCGATGGTGCAGAGGATGTACCTTTTGATGAACTGGTTGGCATGCAGGGACCTGTATTTCATCTGGTGGAAAATGCATTCACT TTGAAGCCGCCTTCACTCGTCTCTATTGCATTAGGAGGACTTATACTGTATGGTCAGTTCATTCTATTTCCTTCTCTTTTTCCTCAGGTTCTTGCAAGCAACATGATATTCCTCGGTGTTGTGATTTTCGTCCCCTTTTCATTAGGACGACTTATACTCTTCTATATGTCATGGTTTTTATCTTCTGCTGCTAGTCCTTTGCTATCTGCATTTGTGCCTCTTACTGAGTCAGCACTTTCATTGGCCAGTCTTACACTGAAGAATGCATTGACGGCTTCTGTAAATTTGACATCTGATAGCAATGAAAGTAGTATGCTTGGTCAGGTTGTCGATGCTCTGAAAATAAATGCAACAGGACAAACTGAGGTCAACATTAGCTCTGCCATTGCAATGGACCTTTTGAAAGTTCAGTCTACTGGGGTGTCACGCCTTTCTGATGTCACCACCCTTGCTGTTGGATACATGTTTATATTTGCATTTATTATCTTCTATGTCGGGATTATTACATTAATTCGGTATTCCAGAGGAGAGCCTTTGACCATGGGGAGGTTCTATGGTTTTACGTCCATCGCAGAAACTATTCCATCCCTCTTCAGGCAGTTTGTGGCAGCCATGAGACATTTAATGACTACGATTAAGGTTGCCTTCCTCCTGGTTATTGAACTTGGGGTTTTTCCTCTCATGTGCGGTTGGTGGCTTGATCTTTGCACTATTAGGATGTTCGGGAAGACAATATCACAGAGGGTTGAGTTCTTCTCAGTCTCACCATTGGCAAGTGCCTTGGTTCATTGGGTTGTAGGTATTGTTTACATGCTGCAAATAAGCATCTTCGTCAGCCTTCTTCGAGGG GTATTGCGTAATGGTGTGCTGTATTTTCTCCGGGATCCCGCTGATCCGAATTACAACCCTTTTCGTGATCTGATTGATGATCCTGTCCACAAACATGCTCGTAGGGTTCTGTTGTCTGTTTTTGTCTATGGGAGTTTGATAGTGATGCTTGTATTTTTGCCAGTCAAGCTCGCAATGAGGATGGCTCCATCCATTTTCCCTCTTGATATTTC GGTATCCGACCCATTTACTGAAATTCCTGCAGACATGCTTCTCTTTCAAATATGCATTCCTTTCGCTGTCCAACATTTTAAACTAAGACATACTCTCAAATCCATTCTCCGGTATTGGTTTACTGCTGTTGGTTGGGCACTTGGTTTAACAGATTTTCTTCTACCAAAGCCAGAGGATAATGGTGGTCAAGAACATGGAAACCGGGATCTAGGTCGGCAGGATAGAGGACAAGCCCATGCTGCTTTGCAGGAACGAGCTCTGGCCCTTGGACTTGTAAACAGACCCAGACGTGTAGCGACAAATACTAATGTTGGAGAGTATGAAGCTGACGAAACAACTGACCCAGA AAGGTGGGCCTTTGTACTCCGTATCGTGCTGCTGTTGGTTGTGGCTTGGATGACCCTGCTGGTCTTCAACTCTGCGTTGATAATTGTACCCATTTCAATTGGTCGATTGCTCTTCAATGCCATCCCACTTCTCCCAATTACTCATGGCATCAAATGCAATG ATATATATGCTTTTGTGATCGGAAGCTATGTTATTTGGACTGCTTCGGCTGGAACAAGGTATTGTATTGAGCTTGTAAGAACCAGAAGAACTCGAGTTTTACTCAAACAGATTACAAAATGGTGTGGCATTATTCTCAAGAGCTCTTTTCTCTTGTCGATATGG ATTTTTGTCATTCCTGTGTTGATTGGACTGCTTTTTGAACTTCTCGTGATCGTGCCTATGCGGGTGCCTGTGGATGAAAGTCCAGTTTTTCTTTTGTACCAGGATTGGGCTCTAGGACTGATCTTTTTGAAGATCTGGACTAGACTG GTTATGCTGGATCACATGATGCCACTAATGGACGAGAGCTGGCGTGTTAAATTTGAAAGGGTTAGAGACGATGGTTTCTCGAGGCTCCAAGGTCTTTGGGTGATGCGCGAGATAGTCTTCCCAATCATTATGAAGCTGCTTACGGCTTTATGTGTTCCCTACGTTTTAGCAAGAGGGGTCTTTCCGATATTGGGGTACCCATTAATAGTGAATTCTGCTGTCTATCGATTCGCCTGGGTGGGATGTCTCATCCTCAGTTTGATATTTTTCTGCGCCAAACGCTTTCATGTCTGGTTCACCAATCTCCACAATTCTATACGCGATGACCGATATTTGATCGGTCGTAGACTCCATAATTTTGGGGAGAAGTTGGAGAATCAACAATCTGATTCCCATCCTACCCTTGAGAACCAAGATTCTACTGCTAATGGCACTGACGTTAACGAAGACAATCCGGCAGCTGCTGTGGTTGGAATGAGACAAAGGCAAGTTGCTCGCTTGGATGCTTAA